A region from the Arachis ipaensis cultivar K30076 chromosome B01, Araip1.1, whole genome shotgun sequence genome encodes:
- the LOC107635688 gene encoding rhomboid-like protein 14, mitochondrial has product MEVRIGRTVSRGMIPLLALHTFSEYYRSNSKPPITAALIAANTLIYLRPSFLHSLLPSIDQVWFNPHLILRHKDLKRFLLSPFYHIGEPHLVYNMLSLLWKGIQLETSMGSFEFASMVASLLALSQGITLMLSKSLLLFFDYERPYYHEYAVGFSGVLFAMKVVLNSRSDEYTSVHGVIVPSRYAAWAELILIQMFVPGASFLGHLGGILAGILYMKLRGNYFGSDPLSVLMRSVGSALNWPVRFLGGLFRSRRGRITGRGTVGGGGNRRRRVNGGDNGGFWRCQACTYDNSAYLSVCEMCATTRDGSGLASMQWDRDLDGLPLDELRRRRIDRFTGRR; this is encoded by the exons ATGGAAGTGAGAATCGGAAGAACAGTTTCTCGGGGAATGATCCCACTGCTGGCCCTCCACACCTTCAGCGAGTACTACCGCTCCAACTCAAAACCCCCCATCACCGCCGCCCTCATCGCCGCCAACACCCTCATCTACCTCCGCCCCTCCTTCCTCCACTCCCTCCTCCCCTCCATCGACCAAGTCTGGTTCAACCCCCACCTCATCCTCAGG CACAAGGACCTGAAGCGCTTCCTCTTATCGCCGTTCTACCACATCGGAGAACCTCATCTTGTCTACAACATGCTCTCCCTTCTCTGGAAGGGGATCCAATTGGAGACATCAATGGGAAGCTTCGAATTCGCTTCCATGGTGGCTTCTTTGCTCGCTTTGTCGCAGGGGATCACGCTCATGCTCTCCAAATCGCTGCTTCTATTCTTCGATTACGAGAGACCTTACTACCACGAGTACGCGGTTGGATTCTCCGGCGTTCTCTTTGCCATGAAGGTCGTCCTCAACTCCCGCTCCGACGAATACACTTCCGTCCACGGCGTTATTGTGCCCTCGCGGTACGCCGCGTGGGCGGAGCTAATTCTGATTCAGATGTTCGTTCCTGGAGCGTCGTTCTTGGGCCACCTTGGTGGAATACTTGCCGGGATACTTTACATGAAGTTGAGGGGAAACTACTTTGGATCCGACCCTCTGAGTGTTTTGATGAGGAGTGTTGGTTCTGCGTTGAATTGGCCGGTTAGGTTTTTGGGAGGGTTGTTTCGGTCCCGGCGTGGGAGGATCACCGGGAGGGGGACGGTTGGTGGTGGCGGCAATCGGAGGAGGAGGGTTAATGGTGGTGATAATGGGGGTTTCTGGAGGTGCCAGGCTTGCACTTATGATAATTCAGCGTATTTGAGTGTCTGTGAGATGTGTGCTACTACAAGGGATGGAAGTGGATTGGCTTCTATGCAATGGGACAGGGATTTGGATGGACTTCCCTTGGATGAATTGCGGCGCCGAAGGATCGACAGATTTACTGGTagaagatga